GAAAAATTTTAAGATTCATATAATGGTTTCTCGGTATCCATATATGATCATGGGACATGGAACGCTTGCTCCAACAATTCAATGTCAGACTGCACCAAATTGCAAAGACTAAGGCATATCCAACAATTAGATGACATCCACATCATTCTGGGGGTGCAAAGTCGGTACATTTCAGATCACACTTGACACATTATATTACAATATCAGGTAAAGGACTGAACCAGAGCTCCAATTGATCAAATGTATTAATTGAAACCAATTTCAGCTGAATATTTTTATCTTGGATTTAGGGATAAACTGTTTAGCCTATAAATGGTTTTTGGAACTCTAAGAGACCTAGTAAAAAGTTCACATTTAAAATTGTTAAACAATTAGGGACTGTAAGTGCCCCATTTGAGGCATTCACATTCTAAGATAAGTAACTCAACTAagattattaaaaattataaatgggATGTTTGTATTAAAAATAGTTAATTTTTTGGAACTCTAAGAGACCTAGTAAAAAGTCTGTATTTAAAATTGTTAAACAATTAGGGATTGTAAGTGCCCCATTTTGAGGCATTCACATTCTAAGATAAGTAACTCAACTAagattattaaaaattataaatgggATGTTTGTATTAGAAATAGTTAATTGATGACTGAAATTACCCCATCCAAGGAATTCTGATAGAACTCAACAGAAACTACCAAATATCATAAATGTAATAGTCATCGTAGGTATAATCCTTGTATATGACCTTTTTTACTATATTCTGTAATGAGAAGGCCTTTCTTGGGGTCCTCATCAGTCTAAAATAGGTCCATTCTCCATTTCTAGTTAAAAACAAAACAGGAATATCACAGACCAACGGAAGACAAGAATATTACTGTCTAATTGATAACATAGTTAGAAAGGGTGGAAAACTTGCTGGAAATACAAGAGATATCACACAAGTAGTAGCAACAAAGTGTACATCAACCACTTTTTACATCATCTACCAGGAGGTGTAATATTGACAGTTTTATATGTCATGAAATGCCATTATTGCTTAAACAACAGCTGTGTTGCATTTGCAGGCACAAGAAAGAATAAAGAGACATTTAATTGAGACAAAAAAGGCCATATTTGCTGGATTTGAGGAATCCTGTAGCGAAAATGTCAAGTCCGATTAAGTACAAGTTAATGGTAGTACATCCATCAGATCCTGTAAAGCTTAGCCTAGTGGTGGCTCTCAACATCATGATATGTCCTTTGGCTTCAGCCACGGGATCCATCCATGAGTAATCCTTTCAAACTCGAGCTCTTATCATGCCCCAACACTAGGTCGACTATCATACCAAAAATTATGACCTGATGGGATAACTAACCTCCTGAATGCGCTGAGACAACTCAAGATGTTTAAGTAGAATACCCATGACAATTATAAGTCAATCTAAGTCTTAAACCACGACCGATGTGATACTACATCAGCGTGTTACAAAATAAGTCTCCaagcctcttttcttcttctcctttctccCTGTCTTCTTTACACGCCTAAGTCCTACCTCCTTATTCTTTGTGTTGCTTAAATTACATAAAAACAATActaatgtaaaaaataatataaaaatagaaCCATTATAACCCAGGGATGATAACACGATCAAAACAATTCATCGACGTAACTGGTAATCATTTACTTTGACATTAGCATGAAGAAAATAGTACCAATATGTAACACAAACAACAGATGCATACTAGCAGTTAGTCTCCAATTACCATCAAGATTAGCTAATTAAATCAATAGTAAACATCAATGATAGCCATATTAAATAAACAGTAAACATTGCAAGATCTAAGATAGTTCTTATAAAGTCGCCTCTAGGGATCTACTGGAGTCCAAATATTTAGTTCGCCAAACCCTAGGATGAAGCCACATCAAGTACGCATCtggtatgaaaaggagaaaactaAACAGAAAAGACAACCTTGACTTAGAAATGCCGAAACATAATAATGGAATAACCCTAGAAATGCCGAAATATAAATGGGAAAAAAAAGTGAAAGGGGGATTTTTTGCAGGGCCAATAAAGCGCCTAATAATAcatcaaaacaagaaaaaaaagataaaacagaAAGAATCAGAAATAATAAATGATGGGAAAATGGAAACAAGACAATGATTCACTATCCACAACCTCGAAACCGAAACCAAATGAACCACAAAAGAcctaaaagaaaacaaaacccATTTGTTTCCCAATATCGTAGAATCCAGTCCAGGAAAGCCGCGAAAGGAGTGCTTACGTGATATCGGAGCGGTTTAGGGCGCCGCAGTGACTCCGCGGCGATCCGAGAGAGGAATTTGAGATCGGCGACTGAAGAAGGCGAGCGAAGAGGGCGATTCCGGTCGACGAGAGGCGGAGAAAAAGCGGAGAGAGTAGGAGGAAAGGGGGCGCAGGTTTGCGTCGTCGCCGTCGCTTCGCCTCTGGGATCGAAGCTCAAGAGATCGATTAGGGCTTTTGGGGGGGTCGTTCGTTCCTTGGCTCGTATGGCGCCCAGCTTTAGCGCAACACCTTTTATCTACCCGTGCGAAACTTAATGCGGTCACACGCCTGAGGCTTGCGTTCGGAGGCGGTGGTCGGCCCAACGCAATGCGGTCTACAGCGGATCGTTGTTGCTGCATTGGCGTTGACGAATGCTGATGTAACGCACAGAGACGTAAGTAAAGGGCCCGTAGACACTGATATCATTGTAATTATATATACACTATTCCcattaaaaaaacttaatttGAAGAATATTATTGATTAACCATATGATATATATACCCTCCTATGatatctaaataaaaaataaaaaatatccttTATCGATATGCTCACATGgacatagattaaaaaaaatagattattaGAGGTgattaaaaaattatctttttttacttttactgttagggataaaaatttatttttaatataattaaatgGTTACTTTGTTATCCCGATCGAGTATACTCACTCatcttaaattattaatttgagcATCGAAAAGATCATATCGAAAAACTACTCTTCACCTTGATCTTTGTGTAGGTAACACTTCATATGATATCCTCAAGAGTCAATATTTTCACGTAGGCATATTGGATAACCCTACGCACATGGGTCTAAATCACGTAGAGTTGATTGAGACATTAATAATATCTTCTCATAacatttttaataatagaagaaGAGTCCGATGTCGCATGAATGCCAACCCACCTATCCTCTTAATGAATGCTCAAACGAAGAGATTTTACCTAAGAGGAGGCAGTAGCTATCCTTTTTCGAACATTGGTGCATCCACCTTGATGCAAACTCCAATACGATACTAATACTTATTCAACGATCCGAATCTCTCACCCTATGGTGTAGGGAAATCTATGGtagcatcatatgtgcagcgaaagaacaaaaaataaaatcacacATTTTTCGTAgaaaaggtttcatcgtcgtgcgaaaattggtgcacAAATACCtcaaaaccgaaaaactatgCGTATATGAAAAATGTGTTACCtaaagagatcatatatccttgaaatcatatagatctatgggagacgATGAAAGATGTCAACTATTCTCCTCTGTAGCAGTGATCCATACGACAGGGGTTGCGAAGACGCTTCTCAAATCATTACACAATCCTCCTTTCCATGCGTACCACACGATTAAGAAGGGGCTAACCCTTCTTATTAtctatgttgggaaatctaggatgacatcatatgcacaacggaagaacaaaaaaaataaaatcccgaaATTCttgtagaaaagaaggtttcatcatcgtataaaagttggtgcgcaaaaactcatgaaaccgaaaaactacacaaatAGAGAATTActtaggagatcatatatccttgaaaataTGCAGATCTGTGGGAGAAGATGAAGGAAGTCAACTGTCTTCCTCTTTAGAAGTGATTCATAAGGTAAGGGCTAtgaagatgctccttaaatcgttgtccaaaactcttcctcgtgcacaccacataatcaagaagaggttgccccttcttgttgtccacacaccTCAAATAGGGGCTGCAATACCTCAAATAGGGGCTGcaatatgaggaggagagggagagaggagaataggaggaggtaACTAAAAAGTACCTTTAGCCTGTGGGTCTTTAgttcccttatatttatagaggccccctatcaacttaatcataatggatcgtgtcatgggtattggatcttcatccaactatccaatcattttagattagtaggtctctacccaataatctcttattagctcttattgcatctcatccataggatccaataattcattggtttattggatattcaataagatatgagctccaacggatatcttatatctaaatctctactcaccgcaacgcctaccatatgtgtgtgacccactaggcccaatatcgagctggtgagTCATAtaaatcagaactctttctaactcaataaattattatctctataataattcacttgactcatcgatcgcgaacgtactaggccgctacgctgcagtccccaaacgatataggggaatctaatcctttgaacctatctatcctcagttttagtgtacttatagtccctcatctatctaatatctcagagactatatactgggcatggtgctatcagatccATACAATTTCTacacgagtctcactctaatcggattctcttggagaactctttctctctcaatctgaatgaccctagctagggatttgtctgagcaagaatacatgagatatttctctcatgacaccgagagtaaatgatcctctatcgatactcaatagctctcgtaaggttaactaccactcccgatgatcgattgtgctagatttggaacttctagacctaaaagttcggtatcaaagagtgaagtactcatacaggacatccttggtgtctcaaatctaaggaccagatacaccactaggacgatagaatcgttgtctaacaataattcatcatcaaccatccaacatttcgtgagcggatcaatcagtgaactcattctctaatgagcacatgcactgtatccctagtgtcctcacacgagcagctatgagaccagttacatccatcatatggatggatatacaacacaccagtctatctgattatctcaatgtccctctcgagtaatctatgactgagattatttaggatctgtgtttaaaggcgaatcagtctcattatcatgatctcatcacgatatgattctcattacacagattcatggacatcacaatatattcatgcaacgggcaatataaagtgataaaatactaaataataataataagtaataaagactgtgtgtcaagtcacacgtgtcatcactcacataattggcttataggacacctatgactagtagtctaCATACCCCAAGCTAGGGTTGTTGGCTAAAGAGGAGAGGGAGAGTATAAGGTGATAACAAAAAATGGTCTGACTTATgaccaacttaaccctaataaatCCTTCTATATTGGGTActaaatctccatccaactatccaagcctcttgaaTTAGTGTatctttacccaataatctctcttattagatcttatcgcTAAAAACTAATAATTAAATGACTTATtgaatattcaataagataggggctcaaatgaatatctcatatccgaacctcaacACGTCGCAACacatatcatatgtgtgtgactctctaggcccaatatcaaactAATCGTAAGTCATACCTTTTAGAACTTATTctgatttagtgaattattatcttcataataatttactcaactcatccactacggacgtactacgccactacgccatagtccatatacgatataggaaaatccaattcattggacttatctatccttagttattatgtatttataatatctcattcatctaatatttcAAAGATTGTATACTGGGCAtagtgttgtcaggcccatatggaatttactcgagtctcgctctgattagattctcttggagaactctttctctctcaatctaaatgacagctagggatttgcttgagcaagaacacaaaggatattcctctcataacaccgagagcggatgatcatcTACTGTGTAAAAAAATCCATACCTTGAGGAATCAACTTGAGACCCACATCACCAGTCAATCGTCGAATATCTTTCTAACTGACTCGAAAGAAGAAAGTATATCTCTCAACTAAAGCACTTAATCTACCTTCTTGTCCGACAAGAAGGAAAGTATGTTATTTATAGATGTGGACCAAGCGAGATTGAACCCTCATTCCCGACCTGTACGAGAAAAAAAATGCTCCTCTCACCTTTAGTGTTAGAAGATAAACAAATGAACTTAAACATTAGGTCATATGGATAATGACCGAGCCGAGAGACTTGTAACTCAAACTTAGTTGAGATGGAGTATTTGACTTAAAGTGGTCTATGAGTTATGTGCTCATTACTAAGTGAGTTTACTAGGACTGACTCTCCTTATAGAGAGGTTAGATATCCCTCTACCCCTAGGTTATTTGAGGAGAGAGCACTAACTTTCTCGCCCATTCGATAACCATAAGATATGAAGGAGTTTATGTAAAATAAGAAAGACATCCTAACCTataaagtgctagtcataggtataaTGCAAGCCGTAAGTGATTATATgtgtgatatgatacacattctttttgtgtattatattttaacatttttatcactttatattgattgttacatatatgtatatatattgtgatattcatggatttatgcaatgagaatcagattgtgatgagatcatgataatgagatcgattcacctataaacataaatcctaaataatcatggtcatagattactcgagagggacatccaaATAACCGATAGACTAGTAtgatgtatacccatctatattatggaggcagctggtctcatagctacttgtgtggggacactaaggatacaatgcaagtgcttattggagaatgagttcattgattgatccgctcacagaataatagatattgatgatgccttattattaaacattgattccgtagtcctagtagtatatctggtccttagacttgagacaccaaggatatcctgtctgagtactccactctttgataccagacttctaggtttggaagttttaaatccagtacaactggttattgggagtgacaaccaatcatacgagggctattgagtgtcgatagaggatcatcagctctcggtattatgagaggaatatcctatgtgttcttgctcaaacaaatcattggccaaggtcattcagatcgagagagaaagatttctccaAGAGAATCTTATTATAACGATACTCCAGAAGAAATCATATGGGCATGACAGTAACATGTCCagtatatggtctttgagatattaaatggatgagggactgtaAGTACATGGTAATTGACGACATATAGATCCAAAAGATTGGAATCTACTATCTCGTTTGGGGACTGcatcgtaatggcctagtacgtctgtagtcgatgagtcgagtgaattattatggagatagtaattcactaagctagaaagagttctgacaggtattacTTATAGTCAGCTCAATATTGGGTCTAGAGAATCATATACATATGGTAAGTGTTGCGACGAGAagatgttcaaatatgagatatccgctggagcccctatattattggatatccaataagcccatataTTATTGGATCtaatggatgagatcaaatatgagctaataagagattatttggtagagactcactgatctaagaggcttggataattgaatgaagatccagtacccaatagggcaggatcaattagggttaattgggggcatcaataaataagagggaactaaaggcccataggctagggTTTCTCAGTTGCCACctactattctcctctctccttctcctccttagaaagTAGGCATGGagacttgaggagcgtcgttacagccctgctgtatggataaccgctagagaggaggacacttgacctcattCATCCATTTCTATAGACTTACGATGATGAACACGTATTGAAAAAtttgggatttagggatatacaatctccctatgtaacacgacTATCTCATACGTGATTTTCTATTTCACgggttttatgcaccaatctactTACGACAATGAACACGTATTGGaaaatttgggttttttttttttatgttcttccattgtgcatgcgatatcgcccctagattttcctatataAATGTGGAAGTAGTACTTTGGGATTGGGGTGCTAGAAGGTTGAGGTACTAGAAAATCAATGCGCATAAAGGATGAGACACTCGAGAACTAACCCACCTTCAAGAAAAGGATCAAAAACCGACTAACCTTAAAAGAAAGAGCTGAGGTTAAGAAGAAGCTCATAAATAATACCTTGGAGGTTCAAATGGAGATAATGAGCCCCACCACCATAACTAGGGAGGATTTGTAGAGAGGGGATTAATTTGTCTCCTCTCGTATTAAAGATAAGTATCCCTTCATATTAAATTTGAAGAGACATTAATCAATGAAGAACTACCATATAAAGTATAAAAATGATCGATATGTGAAAGCCATCTAAAAAGCACAAAAGTTATCAATATATAAAGACCACATTTAAAAGTACAAAAGTGACCAATAGTAAAAACTATCTAAAGATACTTACCACAACAAAATGCATAAAGCAAAATTTGCTTAAGATGCGTGGGTCGATAAAATTAGACTCGTGTAGGAAGAAACCTACAATGGTGAGAGACACAAGACAAAATATGCCCAAGACGCATAAGTTGATGAAACCATACCCGTGTAAAAAGAAACCTATCACAATTTAAAGCACAAGGAAAAATGAGCCTAAGATATGTGAGTCAATAAAACCCAACCCATATATTAAGAAACCCACCATGATATAAGGCATAAGACCAAATATGCTCGAGATACGTGAGTCAGTGAAGCTCCACCCATACAAGAAGAAACTCGTTACGACGAGAGGTACAACGTATAATGTGTCAGGACATGAGTCGAGAAAGCCTAATCCACATGGGAAGAAACTCATTATGATAGAAAGCACAAGGTAAAATATGTCTGAGATGCATAAGTAAAAAATACCCAACTTAGAAGAAGAGAGTCCTCAAAAGCACATGTCaaacaaagttagaaaaacctaatCCACTTAAAGCAAGGCTTATCTAAGACATGGAGATAAAAAAAACCCAACTCACTCGAGGTTTAACATGAAGTAGAGGGGTTGATGCCAACCCCCCTCGTCGCTCGAGGGAAATGGGTATACCATTGACCTCCTCCACCAACCATGGGGAAGGGGCAATGCATCCCATAATAACAAAACGGTCAAACGATAATAAATTATGTATAAAATCATCGTATATATTTTGGTTAATTTTAAAGGTGTTTGATTGGACGTCAACAAAATAGTTGTGAATATGTTTTGGACAGTAAGGTGTATTTGTTTTTACTCGAGGTTCCATAATAACAAAACAATTTTGCTATCAATCCCAATATCTTAAGATTCTGTTCACCGGCCAATTAATTGTCCTTCATCCGCATTCCCGCATCGACATTTCATGTCACATCCCTACATCGTTCGTCATCTTTACGAACCACACCGATCAATGTATACTAGATGATAATATAGGTGAACGAGCACTATGAAGCCTCGGCAAAATTATGCTTGCACCTCCACAGGTAATGCTCTCATGGCTCAACTTCTAAGATGACAAACCTCATCAATCTGATAAGTGATGTTAAAAGAGATTTATCGGCTCCTATAGTTATAGGTTCACTCCGCCATTAAAAACTGGACCAGTAGGTTTTTTATGGGGTGATATACTAATAATTCTTTTTGAAACCATCCAAGAGTTAATATCCAAGAAGACCACACTATCACAACATCATAAGAAGCTCCGAAAACAAAAGACGTGTGCTGTAAATGTCTTAATCTTAAGACGTGGTCCTATACATCACCGTTTCTCTTAGAATTGAATGATAAAAGGTATTCGTTGACTCGATCATGTGAATCTGTTGACTTAACACGTTGACATGAGAATAATGAACCTGAGAAAGATGCAGTCCTAGTGATGATGTCGAACGTGGTGAGAACAGCTACTGGCTAACGCTCGTACAAACCGAGCCGCTCATCTGATTTCACCTCCTCTTCGGCAGCTCGAACGCCTTCTTCAGGAATCGGTTGGCGGCGTCGTCGTTCCGGTGGCACAACACCCGGAGCATCGTGTTGGGGTCAGAGCAATGCCACTTGCCTGTAGTTGGCGGCATGGGTACCGTCTCCAGCGATCTCCCCAGCCCGCTGGCCTCGCATGCCGCGATGCTGAAGTCTTCCACCAGCTTCTCTGTCGGCAGTCTCATCAGCGCCAACACCCCCTCCACCACCTCCGCTTGTTGTTCTACCACCTCCTCCGCCACCAGCCCCTTCCCGCACCCCAGAAACATATGCTTCAAGCTCATGAAGTCCTCCACCAACATGTCGTAGTCCCCCCTCGTGAAAGCCCTCCCGCTGCCTCCGGCCAATAGCACCATCAAAAATGCTCCGAACGACGCCTTCATCACTTCGCACACCGCTTGCGGTTGTGCCCCGTCGATTAGCACCGATGTCAGATATGTTAGATTCTGGTTTAGCACTCGGAGGGTCGGATGTATTCGAGCATGGTATACGCTGCCAAAGTATAACGAGTCATAGAAGGAGTGAGAAGAATCAACGAAGATGAGCCGGAAGGCGGCTAGCTCAGCTACGTGGAGGATGACAGAGTGAATGGAAGAGTGGGCGCCGTCAAAGTGGCGGTGGGAGGGTAGGGGAGAACAATGGGAGGAGAAGGACTCGTCTATGGTGTGGAGGCAGCCTAGAAAGTACTGGAGTGTGTTGAGGCGGACGCAAAGGCGTTGGGTGCCGCGGCTTGCAGTGTGGCGGTGGTTGGTGGTGCTGTCGCCCGGTGCCGGGAAGGGCCTGCAGACGAGGACGAGGCCGGGGTCGGCGCCGACAGTGCAAGGGGCGGCCGCCCTCTTCCACAGCTGGGCGACCATCGAGTCCTGGTTGCACCTGGTCAGCGGAGGGAGCGCTGGAATAAAGCTTTCCTTTGAACCTATCAGTGTTAGAGACATCAGTAGCACAAGTCCTTTGTCTTCAACGTGCGAGAGAGGGAGACTTACCACATGATGCGGCAAAGGAGCAGTACTCCTTAAACAGAGTATCCAAACCATCAGCAAGGTCTCGGCCCAATTCATCTTTTGCTTCTACTTGGATCTCAAAGAACTCATCCACCGTCATCTTGGCTAACTGCATTAGATCCACTGCAGACTCCGCATATGGCTCTGATTTGGACTTGGGATTCCAACTCTGCTACAATTGCATTGCACGGAGTTAAAGTTCGAACGTAAGAAGGATTCTACCACTGGCCCTACGGTGAACTCACCTCAGTCTCCTTAGCTCTGTTAAAGCACCCTCTTGCCATCCTCAGTCTATCATCTACCCAACGCTTGATAAGGTTAAAGATGATGGAGTCTACTTGGTAGGGAATCATCTCGCTTAAGATCCCCTTCCCTCCGCCTTCAGCCCCTGCGGAATCCTCTGCTGCCATTTGAATCAGAACCTTCTCTAGATTCCCTGCGGTATGCAAAACTCTGACCGACTCATTTGTTAGAACTGAAGTTTTGAGCAAGTACTGCCTCAACACGGCGCCATAGCAGCTGTGTAGGGTCACCACTGCGACAGCAGTTGGATTTGGATACCACCTCTTTAGCAATGGACTGTAGTTCTCCTTCTCCAACAGGGCCAATTCCTCTGTCTCTTTCGCCAGTTTTATTAAGGCCTCTTGCGGATCCTCCTCATCCACCACTCTGCTATCAACCTTTCCATTACAGTTTTCTTGTGCCTGCAATCACTAGGCACACACAGCATGTCATGATAAATGATTCTAGAAATTGAAGAGTTCATCATGGCTTCTGAAATGAAAAGAATGGATCATTTGAGAGACGGTGATGCTGACCTTGGTGAATGCGCACTTCAAAGAAGCCCTAATAAATCGATCTACGCAGTTTATGGGTGAGAAATCGTCCGCATCTCCTCCGGTGTCAAGTTTGAGAAGCATCCCCACACTTGCATTGCTCGATGTCTCCTCACTGATGATCTTTGCCGTCGAGAATGCCAAACACAACACGTTATCCATCATTTCAATCCTGCCTCCTTTCTCTAACGCCTCATGATAGTCCAACAGCTTCGTCTCCGCCCACGCCTTCAGCGAGGCCATTGTGGGGAGTAAGACCTTCACGtagcccgattccctttcgggccTCATGGCATCGTTGGCCACCTCGTCCAGCAGCGCCAATGTCGCACCCATCAAGTCAGGCTCCACTAGCCCGGTCCTTACGTACTGCTCGAAGAGGACCCAAGTGAAGCACACAGTGTGGACCATCTTATTGATCCCTAGGGTTGCCCATGTCTTCTTCATCAGCTCCAGCAGCTCATCCACCTCATCTAGTATCACTGTCTTATCCTTGAGGTCGAAGATGGAGCGAAGCAGGGAGAGGTAGAGATGTATGTTGAAGGGGAATCCATCAGCCCAGTGACACGCTTCAACTGGAGTCGCATTCTGGTAGCGCCACGCTAAGGCCATGACACAGTTGCACAAGTTGCGCATGGCCTCCGAGTGCTTGCTGGTGTCGATGGGCTTCAGCTCGCTCGCGGTCAGGATCTCCCTGAGACGAAGTCCTGAGGAGTTCAAGCGGTCACAAGGTGCCCAAGAGTGCAAGACGAGTCCTGCTTCCAAGATTTTGAGCTGCCGACGTTGCCAACGATGGTATTCGTTAGAATCAACAAAGTCAGGTGGCCTTAGGTGGCGGAGGAGCTCTAGCGGAAGGATGATCGTCTCTGCTTGCCTGCCTACCTGATGAAGAAGAACAGATCAACAGTAGGTTACCACAAGCACGACAAAACCACCATGTGATCGATGAAAATTTTAGTCTGCGTGATCCTAGCATTGCAAGCATTTCGTTGCGCAGAGGGAGAAAGGAGGTGGAGCAACCGACCGACCTGGCCTGCGAGGAAGCGCATGAGGGTCTTCCTCAGGCGGGTGTCGCTCTGCTCGGTCACCCCCATCTGCTGCCGCATTATCTCCGCCGACGTCATCGGCCGCTGCTTCGGCTTTCCGGCAGGTGA
The window above is part of the Musa acuminata AAA Group cultivar baxijiao chromosome BXJ1-1, Cavendish_Baxijiao_AAA, whole genome shotgun sequence genome. Proteins encoded here:
- the LOC103989170 gene encoding protein unc-13 homolog, whose amino-acid sequence is MGSRRRRSGSFSFMEEQPEEKEEEGELQWPFGRLDALGRDELRESAYELFVACCRFSQGSSGRAPPSRHPADGNDAGTKAGAGIMSATSRVKGALGLRARLAAPMRTMVNSGSPVTLPSAAGTATALSPAGKPKQRPMTSAEIMRQQMGVTEQSDTRLRKTLMRFLAGQVGRQAETIILPLELLRHLRPPDFVDSNEYHRWQRRQLKILEAGLVLHSWAPCDRLNSSGLRLREILTASELKPIDTSKHSEAMRNLCNCVMALAWRYQNATPVEACHWADGFPFNIHLYLSLLRSIFDLKDKTVILDEVDELLELMKKTWATLGINKMVHTVCFTWVLFEQYVRTGLVEPDLMGATLALLDEVANDAMRPERESGYVKVLLPTMASLKAWAETKLLDYHEALEKGGRIEMMDNVLCLAFSTAKIISEETSSNASVGMLLKLDTGGDADDFSPINCVDRFIRASLKCAFTKAQENCNGKVDSRVVDEEDPQEALIKLAKETEELALLEKENYSPLLKRWYPNPTAVAVVTLHSCYGAVLRQYLLKTSVLTNESVRVLHTAGNLEKVLIQMAAEDSAGAEGGGKGILSEMIPYQVDSIIFNLIKRWVDDRLRMARGCFNRAKETESWNPKSKSEPYAESAVDLMQLAKMTVDEFFEIQVEAKDELGRDLADGLDTLFKEYCSFAASCGSKESFIPALPPLTRCNQDSMVAQLWKRAAAPCTVGADPGLVLVCRPFPAPGDSTTNHRHTASRGTQRLCVRLNTLQYFLGCLHTIDESFSSHCSPLPSHRHFDGAHSSIHSVILHVAELAAFRLIFVDSSHSFYDSLYFGSVYHARIHPTLRVLNQNLTYLTSVLIDGAQPQAVCEVMKASFGAFLMVLLAGGSGRAFTRGDYDMLVEDFMSLKHMFLGCGKGLVAEEVVEQQAEVVEGVLALMRLPTEKLVEDFSIAACEASGLGRSLETVPMPPTTGKWHCSDPNTMLRVLCHRNDDAANRFLKKAFELPKRR